A segment of the Terribacillus aidingensis genome:
TCCGCACGTGTCTAAGACGCGCTTTACCGACTTATGCAATTCAGCTCATCGCTAGACTATTGTAGCATGGACTACCCTTCTTTGCAACAACTGTTTTTAGGTCATAAAAAAAGCTCCCAACCGGGAGCTTCTCTTATGCTGCAGCTGTTCTTTTACGCTTCGCAAACCAAGGTTTCAATTTTGCAAATAGCGGTACGAAGACAATCGCAATGATGATACCTTTCAAAAGATTAAACGGCAGGATACCAGCAATGACTGCTGCCCATTTTGCATCAGCGCTCATTACAGGAGATCCTAAGAAGATGCTATATAACGGCAGGACAACAAAGTAATTCAACACACCCATTCCGACTGCCATGGTAACTGTACCCGTAGCCAATCCTGAAATAAGTGTTTTCTTGCCTGCTTTGAATTTATGATAAAAGTATGCTACCGGCATTACGAAAAGCATGCCTGCCAGGAAATTCGCTACGACGCCAACCGGGTCACCAGCACCTGTAAAGATAAGATATAATAAGTTCTTGATTGCCTCGACAGCAACACCTGCAAGTGGTGAAAACAGCAGTGCTGCAATCAGTACCGGAATTTCACTGAAGTCTATCTTCAAGTAAGGCGGCAGGAATGGAAGCGGGAAATTCAGCAGCATGAGCACCATGCTGATCGCTCCCAATAAAGCGAAAGTGATTGTTTTAGTTAACTTGGATGAACGCATAATCGTTCTCCTCCTTCATCTTGTTTATCGATTCTAACTCTTGATGAAGGGGAAGCTGCCTATCTACGTTAAAAAGCCCCGGAGCATAATGCTCTGGGGCTTGGAATATACGCAAATAAGCATGAAGATGTTAAACATACGGATACCGTATGGAAACAAGGATAGCCCGTTCGGCATCCCTCTTCTGCTTCGTATCTTCTCCCATCCAGACTTTCACTGTCGGTCCCGGACTTGCACCGGATCAGCCGCAGAACTACGTTCTGCGGGTCACGGACTTCAGCAGTTTTCCTGCTGTCACCGTCGGTCGGGAATTGCACCCTGCCCCGAAGATAGAATCGATTTAGTTTTGTTATTATATTATAACTGCTTTCTGCGCATTTGCAACCCCTATGCTCACAGATCCAATGGATTCAAGCTTTCTTCACCTGTAAGGTTTATCAGGAATTTTACCAATAGATCGATTTCCTGCTGGATGACCTGCAAACTTACTGTTTCTACCGGAGAGTGCATATAGCGAAGCGGCAAGGATACGAGCGCAGTCGACACACCTTTACCTGTATAGCGCATCTTATCTGCGTCCGTACCGGTGATTCGCGGCGTCAATTCGTATTGCAGCGGAATGTCCAGTTCCTTCGCTGCTTGCTCCAGCAAAAGATTTGCTTTACGGTTGATAGGTGCGCCTTTCGCCAGCACGGGACCCCCGTCCAAGCTGACATCCACTGCTTTACGCTTATTGACACCTGGATGGTCAGTCGCAAATGTAACGTCACAGGCAATCGCTAAATCCGGCTGGATTCCAGCTGCTGCGAAGTACGCACCTCCCATATTCGTTTCTTCATTCACTGTGCTGACTGCATATACGCCAACATTGACGTTCTCTTGCTTAAGCCGTCGGACAACTTCTCCTACGATGAATGAACCTGTACGGTTATCCAAACCTCGCCCAGTAACATAACGATCCATCAGCACTGATGGCTGCCGCTGGTACACGATCAAGTCACCTACTTGCACGTATTGCTCCATTTCCTGTTTAGACTTAGCTCCGCAATCAATATACAGATCTGGCAGTTCAAAGTCTCCCTTTACGCCTCCGAGATGCATCGCATTTACACCTACGACACCTGGAATCGTCTTGTTATAGCCTATGACCTGTACGGTCATACCGAGTGCAGCTTTTGCATTGAAGCGTCCCATTTCATCAATCTGCAGGAAACCGTTCTGGTCTATCCCCGTTACGACCATCGCAATTTCATCACAATGACCAGCAAGCAGCACTTTGAATTCTGCATCTGGATTCACTACTGCAATGGCATTACCTGACACATCTGTACGCATCTCATCTGCGTATGGAGCATATTCCTTCATCCACTTCTTCTGTATATCCATTTCATAGCTGGACGGAGATGCCGTCCGCAGCAGCTCCATTAAAAATCCCTGATTCTCTAGTTGCATATCTATCCGCCTTTTTATGTAGTCTTCTATCACTGTAGCATATTCAGAGGCTTATTTGTTTAGTTTATCCTACCGCTCGGGTAAACTAAACATCAGAAAGGATGAGGCACATGACGACATTAAACGAATGGTTTGAAAAAGGTATTAATATCGATGCGTATTTGGACTCCATGCAAACACATAAAGAAAATACAATGCATATCTACGATCACTACGAGCTTCCAGCTGACACAGAGTTTTTCAACACACTCCGCTCCCAAAAACTTCGAGCTATCGTACTGACAGAAGACTGGTGCGGGGATGCCATGCTGAATTTGCCGATTTTTTATCATATCGCACAAGCTGGAGCAATTGATGTTCGCATCCTTCGCCGTGATGAGAACTTGGAATTGATGGATCAATATCTGACTAATGGTAAAAGCCGTTCCATTCCGATCATCATCTTTATCAATCAAAATGGAGATGAAGTTGCGAAATGGGGTCCGCGAGCTCCAGAACTGCAAGTTTATATTGATGAATCCTTCAGCAGTCTGCCAGATAAGGATGCACCTGAATATGAGGAAAAACGCAGCCAAATGCTCACTTTTATTACAAAATCCTATCGTGACAATACAGACTTCTGGCAGCGAGTCTATGCAAGCTTGAAAAGAGGCCTTGAAGAAGCATAAAAACATCCATCTCGGATGTTTTTTGCTTTGTATTAAATCACTGCGGGGGTACAGTTGCTATTCAAAATAAGTATCCCATATTAAACAAATCGGCTCTCCATTTCAGCTAATAGCTCACTGTTAGGTCCATATTCAAGCAGCTCATAATATAAGCCTAGTTTGGATAATTGCTCTGCCCGCCGAAAAATCATTTCCTTATCGTCAGCATCATACGCGTACAGTACTTGTTGCAAGAAAACCTTGCTTATCTCACTGATTCCAGCAAAATCGATAGCTGGATCACCGACATGCATATCACTGAAATCAATGATACCGACTTGGCAGGACGATTCCTCCCACAAAATATGCGCTGATCGTAAATCTCCATGCACAACAGCGGTACAAACTGGTTCTAATTCCGCAAACAATCTTTCCGTGTAATTAATGACAAAAGCAGGTAAACTCGGATAAAAGCTGCTTATTCCTTCCAAAAGCCGATCATAATAAGATTTGTCTCGTTTCGGTAACCTGTACATGGAAGCGTCCAGTTGGTGGAGTTTCGAGAGAAAGGCACCCAACTGGCTCGCGGCCACCTCAAGAACTATATCTGACATGTTTGCAGATAGAGGATGTCCCGGTATGTATGGATAAAGTGCAGCATCGCTTCCCTTCGGAGTCGTTAAGATAGTGAATGCTGGCAGTGCAATGTTTGTTTTAACTTGTAATTCCTTGAGCAGCTTCTTCTCTTCCTGATTGATTGCTCCACCCTTCTTCGGCACTCGTAATACCCAGCTGTTATTCAGTACATATACGTCATGATCCCAGCCCATATCAATAGTTTCTACATGCCAGATTGCTTCCTGCAAGTAGCTTTCCAGCCATCCAGCTGTCATTTTATCCAACTCTTCCCCCTCCTGTCCGTTTAAACAATGTGAATAAACATATACTAACAAAAAAATGAGGAGGGATAGTATGGTCACGCAGTTTTTGCGACGTTTCTATTTCCGCCTTCCCATATTTGTCCGTCTTTTCTCCACTATACTTATCGTAATGGTGATATTCGGAATATGCATGCGCCACATAGAACCGGAGCAGTTTCCCACCTATTTTGATGGTGTCTGGTGGGCATTTGTCACCGCATCCACAGTCGGCTATGGGGATTTGATCCCTGAAACATTTTCCGGCAAGATTCTTGCGATTGTCCTTATCCTTTCAGGAGCGGGTCTCGTCACTTTTTATTTGGCCACTATTGCTGCTGGAACTGTAAAGTATACCCAGGATCTTTCGAAAGGACTAACCGAATTCAAAGGAAGCAATCATATAATCATTATCGGCTGGAATGAGCGGGCCAGAGCACTGCTTGAAAAGCTAACCGAAAAACATCCTGAACAATCTGTCGTCTTAATTGATCAGTCATTGACTATGCTCCCCTACCGGGAACACCCTTTACACTTCATCCGCGGCGACGCTTCTGAAGATAAGACTCTTCAAAAAGCGAATATCCAGCATGCCAAGACCGCTATCATCACTGCCAACGCTGGCAAAAACGAGAAACAAATTGATTACATGACGATTCTGACGACGATTGCCTTGCGGGGCAACAATCCAAAGCTTCACATCGTAGCGGAAGTTCTGACATTTAGTCAAAAGGAAAATCTCCGACGCGCAGGAGCAGATGTCGTCATTCGATCTAACGATTTTGTGAGTACATTGTTTTTCCACGAAGTGTATCATAAAGAAAAGAAAAGTCATTTGGAACTTCTTTTGCATTTTCTGCGAGAACAGGAAATCAGAATCATCTCCTTGCCCAATGAATTAGCGGGTAAAAGCTACTTTGAAGCTAGTCGTTATTTTGCCCGCAAGGAAAAAACGGTAATCGGCTATATGCGAGGAGAAAGTATGGATATGAACCCAGACTTCCAGGAGCCGATGCATCAAGAGGACTGCATCATTACCTTACAGCATATCGAATAAAAAATCCCTTCAGCCATTAAGGCAAGAAGGGATTTTTTATTATAATCTTTTTTCTAATTTTGCTTTTTCTTCTTCATAGCCAGGTTTGCCAAGCAGCGCAAACATGTTCTTCTTATATGCTTCCACTCCTGGCTGATCGAACGGATTCACACCAAGCAAGTAGCCGCTGATTGCACAAGCTTTCTCGAAGAAGTATACAAGATACCCGAAACTGAAAGAATCGAGTGCCGGAACTTCTACGACTAAGTTTGGTACGTCACCATCTGTATGAGCAAGCAATGTACCCTGGAAGGCTTTATGGTTCACTTGATCAACCGTTTGACCTGCAAGATAGTTCAGTCCATCTAAGTCTTCCTCTTCCGCTTCTATCGTCACATCAGAGACCGGCTGTTTCACATGTACGACTGTTTCGAACAAGTCACGACGGCCTTCCTGTACGTATTGACCAAGGGAATGTAAATCGGTAGAGAAGTTAGCAGATGCCGGGAACAACCCTTTCAAATCCTTCCCTTCACTCTCTCCGAACAATTGCTTCCACCATTCATTGAAGTACTGCAATGACGGTTCATAGTTCACAAGCAGTTCGATATTCTTGCCTTTGTTATACAGGACATTACGAATAGCTGCATACTGATATGCCGGGTTCTCCTTCAAATCGGATACAGAAAGTTCTTCCTGCGCCTTTTGTGCGCCTGACATGATGCTGTCGATATCGACACCAGCTGCCGCAATTGGCAATAGTCCAACGGCTGTCAGGACAGAGAAACGGCCGCCAACATCATCAGGTATGACGAACGACTCGTAGCCTTCTTTGCTGGCAAGTGTTTTCAGAGCACCTCTTGCCTTATCCGTTGTGGCATAAATACGTTTGCGTGCTTCATCCACTCCGTATTTTTCTTCCAGGTACTTCTTAAAGACACGGAAGGCAATTGCTGGTTCCGTCGTCGTACCGCTCTTGGAAATGACATTCACGCTGACATCTTTGCCCTTGATTGCATCAAGCAGCTGATTCAAATAAGGGGCGCTGATGCTATTGCCGACAAAGAATACTTGCGGCGCTTTGCGGTCTTCTTTGGAAAGTACGTTGAAAAAGCTGTGCGTCAGTGCCTCGATCGCCGCACGGGCCCCAAGATAAGAACCGCCGATTCCGACAACGAGCAGGACATCCGAATCTGATTGGATCTTCGCTGCAGCCTGCTTGATACGAGCGAATTCCTCTTTGTCATAATCCGTCGGCAAATCAAGCCAGCCAAGGAAATCATTGCCGGCACCTGTTTTATTATGTAATTGGTCATGCGCAGCCTGTACGAGCGGTGCAAGGTAATCAAGCTCCTGCTCCCCGATATATGGCATCGCTTTCTTATAATCGAATCCGATATGTGTCATATTCATCCTCCTTGAAACTGCTTACTACTGCAACTTTACCGAAACTGGACAAGTAAAGCAAGAATTGTTGCAGGAATATAATCAGCCAACAAAGGCATGCTAAGAAAGATTTATCATCCCGCTTCATGAAATGGAGGTTATGCAGTTGAATATGGTACAGCGTATCGCTCTTGTTCTTGTCATAATCGGCGCGATTAACTGGGGACTAGTCGGTTTATTCAACTACGACTTGGTTGCAGGTATCTTTGGTAACGGCAGTCAAGCTGCTGCTTTTCCACGGATCATTTACAGTCTTGTCGGCTTGGCTGGTCTTGTGTCGATTTCCGCTCTGTTCCTAGAGCGCAAAGAAGTGGAAGAAGCGTCAACTACCAAGGCATAAACGGATAAATCAAAAAAGACCCCCTTCAATGGGGGTCTTTCTAATTATTTGCGGTTGCCTTCAGTTTGTTTGATCCAGTCTTGAAGTTTATCCTTCAACGTATTGAATCCTGCTGGAGCATCCTCAGAAACAGCTTGCTTCTGGCTGCTATCTTGCTGCTGTTTTGCAGGTGCTTCTTCAGTAGCACGGATAGAAAGGGAATATTTACCGCTTTCTTCGTTGATATCAAGGATTCTAACTTTAACTTCATCGCCCACGGATAGGTGCTCATTGATGTCTTTTACGAAACCGTGAGTCACCTCGGAAATGTGAACCAAACCTTGAACCTGCTCATCCAATGCGACAAACGCACCGTAAGGCTGGATTCCTGTTACTTTACCTGTCAATACTTGTCCTGTTTCGAACTTCTCTGCCATACTAAACAACTCCTGATTTTTTCTACTTTTATACGCAATAAATAATTCTATCACAGTAAGTTGGTTTCGGCAAAAATTTATCTAAGTATGATTTTTTTATCGGAACAGGTTTGCAAAGGAGCAATTTGGGCAATACATAGTACTGTAAGACTTTCTCGTATTCCCCCTGTAGGCAAAGCGATCCGTATCGCTTTGCTATTTTTTTTTGCATATAAAGTATGAAATGACCGAGACTAAAACTAATTGCAGGCAAAGGGGCAGCTAGAATGTTTTACTCGAACCATACCTTCCATTACAAAAAAATAGCTATCGATTACCGTATTTACCCTTCTCACAATACTGACTCATCCCGTACAATCCTTCTTCTTCACGGTTTCCTTGCCTCAGGAAGCTGCTTTCATCGCATGATACCCGAGCTGCGTCAACGTTACCAGGTAATAACATTGGATTTCCCTCCCTTCGGAAATAGTGAAAAATCAACGGAAATAGCTTTTTCCTATGAAGACTATACCGACCTTGCTGCATCTCTTCTTGATCACTTGCAAATAAAAAATCTGGATATTGGCGGTCACTCAATGGGCGGTCAAATTGCTATGCGTCTCGCATATTGCTACCCAGAACGTATTAATAAACTATTTCTATTTGCACCATCAAGCTATATGCTGCCAACGGACACATTTTCAAGCATGATCGCTTCTGCCAGCATCTTTCCTGCGATTATGCAACTCGTATTCGAAGCTACCAGCGTCGTCGGTTTCCTCCGCCACCTTGTTGCAGACCCTGAAAAGGTCACCCTTCGGATGGTGATTGCATACAGCATTCCCTTTATGGCCAAGGAACTTTTTCCAAGTCTGGCTCATTTTATCCGATCACGAGGCGGCGATTTGCCGAACGACAGCCTGCAGCAAATAAAAGCAAAAACAATCATTTTCTGGGGAAAAGAAGACCCATTACTGCCCCCTTCCATTGGCTATCGGTTGCTTGCAGAGCTGCCCCATGCGACGCTCCATATCCTGCCTGATGCCGGTCATCTCTTACCCGAAGAAACACCGGAAACGATTGTTTCGTATA
Coding sequences within it:
- a CDS encoding aminoglycoside phosphotransferase family protein, whose amino-acid sequence is MTAGWLESYLQEAIWHVETIDMGWDHDVYVLNNSWVLRVPKKGGAINQEEKKLLKELQVKTNIALPAFTILTTPKGSDAALYPYIPGHPLSANMSDIVLEVAASQLGAFLSKLHQLDASMYRLPKRDKSYYDRLLEGISSFYPSLPAFVINYTERLFAELEPVCTAVVHGDLRSAHILWEESSCQVGIIDFSDMHVGDPAIDFAGISEISKVFLQQVLYAYDADDKEMIFRRAEQLSKLGLYYELLEYGPNSELLAEMESRFV
- a CDS encoding glucose-6-phosphate isomerase, translating into MTHIGFDYKKAMPYIGEQELDYLAPLVQAAHDQLHNKTGAGNDFLGWLDLPTDYDKEEFARIKQAAAKIQSDSDVLLVVGIGGSYLGARAAIEALTHSFFNVLSKEDRKAPQVFFVGNSISAPYLNQLLDAIKGKDVSVNVISKSGTTTEPAIAFRVFKKYLEEKYGVDEARKRIYATTDKARGALKTLASKEGYESFVIPDDVGGRFSVLTAVGLLPIAAAGVDIDSIMSGAQKAQEELSVSDLKENPAYQYAAIRNVLYNKGKNIELLVNYEPSLQYFNEWWKQLFGESEGKDLKGLFPASANFSTDLHSLGQYVQEGRRDLFETVVHVKQPVSDVTIEAEEEDLDGLNYLAGQTVDQVNHKAFQGTLLAHTDGDVPNLVVEVPALDSFSFGYLVYFFEKACAISGYLLGVNPFDQPGVEAYKKNMFALLGKPGYEEEKAKLEKRL
- a CDS encoding potassium channel family protein: MVTQFLRRFYFRLPIFVRLFSTILIVMVIFGICMRHIEPEQFPTYFDGVWWAFVTASTVGYGDLIPETFSGKILAIVLILSGAGLVTFYLATIAAGTVKYTQDLSKGLTEFKGSNHIIIIGWNERARALLEKLTEKHPEQSVVLIDQSLTMLPYREHPLHFIRGDASEDKTLQKANIQHAKTAIITANAGKNEKQIDYMTILTTIALRGNNPKLHIVAEVLTFSQKENLRRAGADVVIRSNDFVSTLFFHEVYHKEKKSHLELLLHFLREQEIRIISLPNELAGKSYFEASRYFARKEKTVIGYMRGESMDMNPDFQEPMHQEDCIITLQHIE
- a CDS encoding alpha/beta hydrolase, which translates into the protein MFYSNHTFHYKKIAIDYRIYPSHNTDSSRTILLLHGFLASGSCFHRMIPELRQRYQVITLDFPPFGNSEKSTEIAFSYEDYTDLAASLLDHLQIKNLDIGGHSMGGQIAMRLAYCYPERINKLFLFAPSSYMLPTDTFSSMIASASIFPAIMQLVFEATSVVGFLRHLVADPEKVTLRMVIAYSIPFMAKELFPSLAHFIRSRGGDLPNDSLQQIKAKTIIFWGKEDPLLPPSIGYRLLAELPHATLHILPDAGHLLPEETPETIVSYIE
- a CDS encoding thioredoxin family protein, producing MTTLNEWFEKGINIDAYLDSMQTHKENTMHIYDHYELPADTEFFNTLRSQKLRAIVLTEDWCGDAMLNLPIFYHIAQAGAIDVRILRRDENLELMDQYLTNGKSRSIPIIIFINQNGDEVAKWGPRAPELQVYIDESFSSLPDKDAPEYEEKRSQMLTFITKSYRDNTDFWQRVYASLKRGLEEA
- the yugI gene encoding S1 domain-containing post-transcriptional regulator GSP13; its protein translation is MAEKFETGQVLTGKVTGIQPYGAFVALDEQVQGLVHISEVTHGFVKDINEHLSVGDEVKVRILDINEESGKYSLSIRATEEAPAKQQQDSSQKQAVSEDAPAGFNTLKDKLQDWIKQTEGNRK
- a CDS encoding M20/M25/M40 family metallo-hydrolase, producing the protein MQLENQGFLMELLRTASPSSYEMDIQKKWMKEYAPYADEMRTDVSGNAIAVVNPDAEFKVLLAGHCDEIAMVVTGIDQNGFLQIDEMGRFNAKAALGMTVQVIGYNKTIPGVVGVNAMHLGGVKGDFELPDLYIDCGAKSKQEMEQYVQVGDLIVYQRQPSVLMDRYVTGRGLDNRTGSFIVGEVVRRLKQENVNVGVYAVSTVNEETNMGGAYFAAAGIQPDLAIACDVTFATDHPGVNKRKAVDVSLDGGPVLAKGAPINRKANLLLEQAAKELDIPLQYELTPRITGTDADKMRYTGKGVSTALVSLPLRYMHSPVETVSLQVIQQEIDLLVKFLINLTGEESLNPLDL
- a CDS encoding ECF transporter S component produces the protein MRSSKLTKTITFALLGAISMVLMLLNFPLPFLPPYLKIDFSEIPVLIAALLFSPLAGVAVEAIKNLLYLIFTGAGDPVGVVANFLAGMLFVMPVAYFYHKFKAGKKTLISGLATGTVTMAVGMGVLNYFVVLPLYSIFLGSPVMSADAKWAAVIAGILPFNLLKGIIIAIVFVPLFAKLKPWFAKRKRTAAA
- a CDS encoding DUF378 domain-containing protein — encoded protein: MNMVQRIALVLVIIGAINWGLVGLFNYDLVAGIFGNGSQAAAFPRIIYSLVGLAGLVSISALFLERKEVEEASTTKA